The genomic stretch GAATTCAATATGCGCCACTGCGTGCAACAAGGCTCGTCGCCCTTCCGGGGTGGTCAGCTTGCGTTGTTTGACCTGTTTGGGGTGAACAAGTTCCGGTTTGGCGGGGCGTCCCGGCATTGAAATCGTCAGCACCGGGCAGTCCAGAGTATTTTCACGCAAACAATTACCCGCCTGCCAGTCGGCGTAGAGCTGACGGGCACAAGCCAGTTTATCCTCAAGGTCAGTTTGCATCAAGCAGGCATAAGCTGCGGCGTAAAGGTTTTTCATGACAATTTCAGGCCAATAATCACATCCATCACATTCGTGCCCGTCGGCCCAGTATGGATCAGGTCGCCGCTGGCTGCCAAGAATATACCGGCATTGGCTGCCTGAAAACAAGCCAGTGGGTCAAGGTTTTGGGACTTACCACGCTGCACCGTGCCATTATCCACCAGTGCGCCGGTATCATCTGTCACACCATCCGTACCATCTGTCCCCGCTACTAACAAGAACAGATTATCATCAGGGCGTAAATAAAGCGCCGCCGCCAAGGCGAGATGCTGGTTTCGCCCACCGTGACCGGGGTTGAGCGGGAGTTGAACCGTGGTTTCCGCCCCCCATAAATAGAGTCCGGGTTCACTGTTGCGCAAGTGTTCCACGCAAAGATGGGCGACAACTTCAGCATCGCCTTCCAGAAAATCGGGCATAACAGTGGAAGAAACGCCACCTGGCAGCCCCTTGTCAGAGGAGGAGGCCACCGCCATTGCCGCTAGTGCTTGCTGGTTACTGGCGACGATTTCCCAGTCGAAATCCTCGCGCGGCGCAGGAAACAGCAAGCCGGAACCAATCACCGCCGGGTCATCACCGGGCACATCGGACATCAACAGGCAACGCACCGGACGCTCACTAACGTATTGCCACAATTTGCCGCCCTTGATCAGGGACAGCGTGCGGCGCATGGCATTGATGTCGCTGATTACCACACCATTCGCCAGCATGTCTTGGGTAGCCTGTTGCAGCCGAGGTAAGCTCCAACCCGCTTCCAGCACTTCCACCAGACTCGATGTACCACCGGAAATCAGGAAAAGGATAGGTTCCTCTGCGGGCAGACCTTGCAGGTACGTGATCAGGGCTTTGCCCGCTTGCAGGGAAGATTCATCAGGGATCGGATGGGCGGATTCGATAATCTGTACATGATCGCCGATAGTAGAATTGACATGACCGTGCTTGGTAATCAACAAACCGCTTTGCAGATTGCCTTTCAGGTAACGGGCTGCACCGCTGAACATGGCTTCGGCAGCTTTGCCAATCGCCACCACGTGGCAAGGCTCGCGTTTACCTCTAACCAGCATCGCGCGGTAAACAGCCTGCTCACCATTAACGGCAGCTAAGCCAGCAGCATAGGTTTCCAGCAAGTGTGTACGATGCTTACTCATCAACCCAACAATGCCGCCACTTTCTTGCGATCTGCCCGCCTCATCGCCTTGCCGGTAATGGGGCTGATCGGCGCTCCGGCAAAACGGTCATCCTGCGGGAACACCATCAGCTCCACTTCCACATCATCGACATAGAAACGCAACAGCGGGAAATAATCCTGTTTCTTGCTGCCCAGACGGGTGCGGCGTTCATGCGTCTGGAACGGGATGTGCTGATCTTCAAGGAAAAACATCACTTCTTCCACACTGTCCGCCCCCAAATACAAGGTAACAGCAGAGTGCGGGCTAGACGTTCCTTCGAGGGCAGCCCCCGTCAAATAGGGGTGATAGGCTTGCAGGAAATCCATCGCCTCCAGCGCCACTTCGCGGTGGTGGCGCAGCAAGACAGGTTGGGTATCCGCATCGAACAATTGGATACGCTGGTGGATGGCGGCTTCCACCTCTTCATTGGTCGGTTGGGCGCTACCCTGCAACCTCACGCCCAGATTTTCCGCCGCCCGTAACTTGGCAAGCCGGTAATCGCGCATCCCGTCTTCGTAAAGCAGACGGGCAGCCTCATCTGCGACCAAGTGACGCAGTTCATCGCGGCTATTGCGCATCAGAAAAGCTGCTCGGGAATTTCCACCCGTTCCGGGGTACGTTGTGGTGCGGGCGCTCGCGGCTGCGCAACTTGCTGGCGGGTCACAATGTCACGCTCGCTTTTGTACTGGAAGCCACTATTGGTAGAAGCCGTCTGACTGCTACTGCTACTGCTACGCCGTTTCGGCTTATCCTCGATATCAAGCCCCAAATCTGCTTCCTTGAGATCCACCGGCCTTTCCCATTCTTTGGAAGGCTCACCCTTAAGCACCCGATGCATAAAATCAATCCACATTGGCAAAGCCACATTGGTAGCGGTTTCCCCTTCCCCAAGCTTCGCCATATCATCAAACCCAACCCAGGCAATGCTCACAACATCCGGGGTAAAGCCACAGAACCAAGCATCTTTTTGATCGTTGGTGGTACCGGTTTTACCCGCAATATCCT from Thiothrix litoralis encodes the following:
- a CDS encoding glycerate kinase type-2 family protein, giving the protein MSKHRTHLLETYAAGLAAVNGEQAVYRAMLVRGKREPCHVVAIGKAAEAMFSGAARYLKGNLQSGLLITKHGHVNSTIGDHVQIIESAHPIPDESSLQAGKALITYLQGLPAEEPILFLISGGTSSLVEVLEAGWSLPRLQQATQDMLANGVVISDINAMRRTLSLIKGGKLWQYVSERPVRCLLMSDVPGDDPAVIGSGLLFPAPREDFDWEIVASNQQALAAMAVASSSDKGLPGGVSSTVMPDFLEGDAEVVAHLCVEHLRNSEPGLYLWGAETTVQLPLNPGHGGRNQHLALAAALYLRPDDNLFLLVAGTDGTDGVTDDTGALVDNGTVQRGKSQNLDPLACFQAANAGIFLAASGDLIHTGPTGTNVMDVIIGLKLS